Sequence from the Undibacterium piscinae genome:
GGGGCAGGGGGCGCCTATCTCGCAATCGCGCAGCGATTTGTTGCTGATGTCTAACCGGCTTCCCGATCTGGCATATGCGGTGACGGTTGCGCGAACTTCTCTTACTTTGATTCGTCAAAATCTGGGCTGGGCGATACTGTATAACCTGATTGCGGTACCCGCGGCGGTGACCGGATTTCTTGAACCATGGCATGCCGCATTAGGTATGTCATTGAGCTCATTGCTGGTAGTTTTGAATGGCTTGCGTTTGCTTGCGCTTAAGCGTCAAGAGCGGCAAGACTTGCTCATATCCACGTTAGATTAATTTATGAATATTCTTTATTTGCTGGTACCGTTAAGTTTAATCCTGGTCTTTGCCATAGGCGGCGTGTTTTGGTGGGCACTCAATCATCGTCAATTTGATGAGCTTGATCAGGCTGGGCAAAGCATTATTGACGATGAACACGGTTAAGAAATTTTTATTGTGTTTAGTCGGCCAGTAGCAATTTTGCGGTCGATATGAAACTTTCTGGCGAGATCCCGGGCTGAATCACTTTCCGGGCATGAGGCATTTGAGTGAAATTTTTGTCGATAGAACGTAGATAGGCCGGATCATAATGTTGCGCGAGAAGTTGCGTCACCAGATCGGGCATCTGGCCTTGGCTGGCAAGTTGCTTCCATTCCTGAATTTTGTCTTTGCCGTGCAAGCTGACCAGGCAGTCCAACTGACGGTTCAGATGATCCGGCGAGCGGACGAAATGTGCATAGTCTTCCATTAATAGTGCCACCCTGAGTTCCAGCGACATTTCCAGGTCTATGCATGGTGCTGCCCGCATGCTGTCAATGATAGATTCCGGCACCCTTAGGTTACCTACCTTTTTGCTTTCCGACTCGACATACACTGTCTGCGTCAGATCTGCCTTCGACAGTACTTCCCAGATGCTACTTTCAAACATTTTTTGTGACGGCTGCGGCTGACTTGGCAGGTGCCCTAGTACCGAGCCCCGGTGTGCCGCGAGCTGCTCCAGATCAAGTACCTGCGCTCCCAGTTGTGCCAGGGTTTGGAGCAGGCGGCTTTTTCCGCTGCCGGTGGTGCCGCAGACTACCTGCCAGCGTATTTTTGGCGCGATTTCCGGAAGGCTGGCGTTGACATGCTGACGGTAACTTTTATAGCCGCCATCAAGTTGAACCACCGGCCAGCCGATTTTCGCCAGAATATGTGCCATGGAACCGCTGCGGTTACCGCCACGCCAGCAATAGATCAAGGGTTTCCATTCGCGCGGCTTATCGAGAAAATGCTGTTCGATATGCAGTGCGATGTTTTTTGCCACTAGCGCAGCACCTACTTTTTTTGCTTCGAAAGCATTGACCTGTTTATACATGGTGCCGACCAGGATTCTTTGCTGGTCGTCCAGTACCGGACAGTTAATCGCGCCCGGGATGTGATCTTCCGCAAATTCTGAGGGACTACGTACGTCGATGATGGCGTCAAATTCTGCTAGGCGGGACAAGACATCGGTAAAACTGGCTATTTCGGGATATTTCATTCTATTGCTTTAGTAAAAGGTGTAGTTGTGGCCAGATGTTATCTAGTATTGCCGGGTGTGCCGTGGCAAGTAAATGCAGTCTGTCTGCTTGAAATAATTCTGGCTTGTCGGCGACACCTGCCAGTAAGAACGGCACAAGTGCGGTGTTGGTATCTTTCGCCACTCGCGGGTAAATCGAGAAAAAGCGTTCGGTATAATCACGTCCGTAGTTCGGTGGGATCTGCATGCCAACCAACAGCACTTTAGTCTTCGCTTGTTTGGACATGCGTATCATGTCGCGGAAATTGGTTTCCGATGCCCCTAAGGCCAAACCGCGTAGTGCATCATTGGCCCCTAATTCTATGATCAGGATATGCGGATGATATTTAGTCAGTAGCGCTGCAAGGCGAGCTTTCCCGCCGCTGCTGGTTTCGCCGCTGATACTGGCATTAATGACTGTGGCATCGATTTTGTTTTGCTGCAATCTCTGCTCAAGTAGCGCAACCCAGCCGCTGCCGCGCGCAATCCCATATTCGGCAGATAAGCTATCTCCGAGCACAAGTACGGTTTTTGATGCAGAATGGGCGGCCGTGCAAAATAATGCAATGACGGCAAATAAAAAAAACTTGCTGAAGTAGTCAAGGTAACCCGGGTAGACAGAGGTGCTTGATTTTTTTCGATTATATTTGTGACTGACTAAAAGCATATTAAAAGTATGAGCCTCTCTAAAGATATTGTAACTCCGGCGATTGCAGTAAATCACTTGTCCAAGCGCGTTTCTGATGCCACAGGTGAGCTAACTATTTTGCATGAGATTGATTTTACCGTGCAAGCGGGGGAAACGCTTGCCATTGTTGGTGCATCCGGTTCGGGTAAATCGACTTTACTGGGCATCTTGGCCGGTTTGGATGTGCCTACCCATGGCAAAGTGCTGCTTGGTGGAGTCGATATTTTCGCTTTGGACGAAGATGGCAGGGCCCGGTACCGGAAAGATCATCTGGGCTTCGTGTTCCAGTCGTTTCAGTTACTGGCCCACCTGACTGCCGTCGAGAACGTGATGCTACCGCTGGAATTACGCGGTGATCATAGGGCGCATGAAAAGGCCGAGCAGATGCTCGAGCATGTCGGACTATCTAGCCGCTTACGCCATTATCCGAAATATCTTTCAGGCGGAGAGCAGCAACGTGTTGCGCTGGCGCGTGCGTTTGTCACGGAACCACCGCTGTTGTTTGCCGATGAGCCTACCGGTAGTCTTGATGCGGTTACCGGCGAGGCGGTCATTCAATTGATGTTTGCCTTAAACCGTGAGCATGGCTCAACCCTGGTGTTGGTGACGCATGATTTATCGATCGCTGCGCGTTGCGCAAGAACGTTGACTATTGCGGCCGGTCATCTGCAAGAATCGTAATATTTGCACTAATGAGGGAGTATTTTGTGATGCGCTTGCTAGATAAGCGTGTCAGGGCTAGATTGGGCAATACTAGCGGGGAGTATTACCTGCGGGTGTTCATGAGCCGATAGCAGCAGCGTTGATCAGTTGATTAAGACTGCGTCTTACCGCCGGAATTAACTCGCTGGCCGTCAGCCCGACCGGGCCTACACCTTGCTCAACTAAGTTATCTGCCGCTAAGCCATGCAGCCATACGGCTGCGGTGGCAGCATGGTTTTCCGTCATTCCTTGTGCCAGTAGCGCGCCACAGATGCCGGCCAGCACGTCGCCCGTCCCTGCGGTGGCAAGCGCGGGATTGCCGGTACTGTTGATGTAAATGGGCGCATCAGGTGCCGCGACGATGCTGCCTGATCCCTTTAGTATGACGGTCGCATTGAATATCTGCGCCAATCGTTCAGCGCTACGCCAGCGATCTGCCTGTACTTGTTTGGTGCTAAGTGCGAGCAGGCGCGCCGCTTCCAGCGGGTGGGGGGTAATGATGCTGGCAACACCGTTCTGACGTCTTTCGGTCAGCAATTTCTGCAAAACCGGTCTGATTGCGATGAGATTTAAGGCATCGGCGTCAATTACGATGCTGGGTGCATCGGTCAAAGCTCTGCTCAGGGCTGCTTCCGCTTCGGCGCCATCGCCTAAACCCGGCCCGATGACGACTACATGCTGCCTCACGTCGAGCTCAGTAGCCTGCCTGCACATTAGTTCAGGATGCAGGCTGTCTACCCCTATTGATGCTCCGACAAAGCCCAGGTAGACCCGTCCGGCCCCGCAGTGTATCGCCGCCCGGGCTGACAGTAGTGGTGCACCGGTCATTCCTGCCGCTCCGCCGATAACCGCTACGTTGCCGAAACTCCCCTTATTGCTATCATGCGCGCGTGCTGGAAACATTTCGGCAAACATCGATCTGTCAATTAGGTGCCCGTGCGGCACCGGGAAAAAACCGCTAGAGATCTGTAAATTTGCGACAGTGACGCTACCGGCGTAATCTCGTCCGGCTCCCGTATGCAGGCCTGGCTTATTTGCTATGAAAGTAATGGTATGGGTCGCGCGTACAGCGACACCTTGGTCGCCGATGATCTGGCCGCTATCTGCGTCTAAGCCGCTGGGAATATCTAGTGCGACAACAATCGGGCGAGTCGCACCTGTAAGGCGGTTTAGTTGCACTATCATGCTTGCGGCAGAACCGGTGATAGGGCGGCTAAGCCCTATGCCAAATAAGCCGTCTATGACGAATGAGCATGATTGCGTGATTAGCTGTGCGAGGGCTTGGTCGATATCGATAAACTTTGCCGGACTATGTTGCGCGCGCACTAGGGATAGTTGCGCTTCCGCGGAGAATTGCCGGCTGCCGCCGCATAGAACTATGCTTACGTCGTAATCTGCCAGTGCCAGCAGGCAGGCCGTTTCCAGCGCATCGCCACCGTTATTTCCGGGGCCGCATAGTACGAGTACAGATGCTTTTGTAGTGTTTGTTTTCGGAGTGAGATCCTTAACCAGATTAGCTGCCGCTTTCCCTGCTGCTCGCATTAAGCTGCCGGGCGGCAAGCCGGCCAGGGCAGTTGCCTCAATCTCCCGTATTTCCGCCGTGCGATACAGGTCTGAGGCATGCGGTAATTGTTCGATGGGCATAACTATCCTCGTGGTGTTGCAATCGGCAGCTTTGGTAAAGTCGGTAGTGGTGGCGGACTATAGTTTCCGAGCGACTGTATCGCCTCTATCGCGCTTTGAAATATGTTTTCTATCGGCAGTAGCATGTAAGGCAAACCCATATTTAACATCATAAAGCCCACCCCTATGGTAATGGGAAATCCTATGCCGAACAGGTTAAGTTGCGGTGCCGCCCGGGTCAATATGCCCAGTGCAACGTTGGCGATTAATAGGGCGGCAACGATAGGTAGTGACAAGCGTAGGCTAATGCTGAAAATCTGTTCGCCCCAGATCGCGAGTTTTTGAAAACTGAAACCCATCGTTAATGAGGTAGAGATAGGTATGGTTTTGAAACTCTCGATTAATGCCGCAAATACGGCGAGATGGGCGTTGAGCGTCAGAAAGACAAGGGTTGAAATCAGCACCAGTATTTGACTGATGGCTGATGAGCGCCCCTGAGTCTGCGGATCAAAAAATGTCGCAAAACCTAAGCCCATAGTCAAGCCTATCACTTCACCGGCCATTTCTATGCCGGCAAATACGATGCGCACCATAAATCCCATCGCTAAACCTATGACCAATTGCTGCATGAGTATCATGATCCCGGTGATTGACAGCGGGTCTGCATCGGGTATGGGCGGGATGGTCGGTGCGACTATCAGGGCTAGCATGACGCCTAGCATCAGCTTTACCTGAACCGGTACGCTATTGTTGCCAAATGGTGGTGCTATGGCGATCAGCCCGAGTATGCGCGTCAAAGGCCACATGAACGAGACGACCAGGGCGATCAACTCGTTGCTGGAGAGAGAAATCATCGCTAGAGTTTAGCCTGCCATCGTTGCGATACTGGTGAACATATGTCGCATGTAATCACCCAGAACCGAGAGCATCCAAGGCCCGGCGACTATCAGGGTGATGAAAATACCGACCAGTTTGGGAATGAAGGACAGGGTGGTTTCATTAATCTGGGTCGCCGCCTGAAAAATACTTACTATCAGACCAATGACTAGTGCCACCAATAACAAGGGCGCTGAAACCAGCAGGGTCACCTCCATTGCCTGGCGACCAAGCGTCATTACGCTATCGGGTGTCATTTCTGATTCTCCTAATAAAAACTCTGTGCCAGCGAGCCGATAATTAATTGCCAGCCATCGACCAGCACGAACAGCATCAGCTTAAACGGCAGCGAGACTATCGAGGGTGAAACCATCATCATCCCCATCGACATGAGTACACTGGCAACGACCATATCAATAATCAGAAATGGGATGAAAATGGCGAAACTAATCTGAAACGCCGTTTTTAATTCACTGGTAATAAAAGCGGGAATCAGTATGCGCAAAGGCACTTCTTCCGGCCCCTGCAATGCAGGCGTATTGGAAAGTTTGACGTAGAGCGCCAGATCACTTTGGCGGGTCTGTTTCATCATGAACTTTTTTAAAGGTTCTACCCCTTTTTCCATGGCCTGGGTTGCGCTTATTTTGTTTTCAGCGAAAGGTTGATAGGCATCGACGTAGATTTTGTCGAATACCGGCCCCATGACAAAAAAAGTCAAAAATAGCGCCAGTCCTACCATCACCTGATTGGGTGGGGAGGATTGGGTGCCCAACGCCTGTCTCAATAGCGATAACACGATAATGATACGGGTAAACCCTGTCATCATTAATAGCGCGGCCGGAATAAAGGACAGTGCCGTCAAAAAAACAGCAGAGTCTGGATGCTCAGCGAATAATTCTGTCCGCCACCGGCAGCAGGAGTGCTGGTAATTGCGGATAGCCCCCCGCCGGTAGCTTGTGCGAAGGCTAACTCAGGCAGAGAGAAAAGAAGAGCTCCTCCGATAAGCAGGGTTAGGAAGCTGGCGTAAACGGCAAAGGGTTTTTTCATTTGTGGCATGTTTACTGCACTTGATTGCGCTTATCTATCGTTCGTTTCAACCACATTGAAAATTGATTTTCTGGTATGGTACTGGGGATAAGCTGATCTGAGTTTTCCGGTTTCTGCAAGGTAGTGAGGGTATTGATATTACTTGCGGTCACCCCGACCACGATCCATTGGCCGGCAACTTCTATCACCATAACCCGCTCTCGATTGCCTAGGCTGACTCCGCCTACCACCTTGACCGGAACAATATTTCCGTTGCCGACCGGACCGATTTTTTTCAGTAACCAGGCCGCTACCGCCATCAGTGCCAATACCGCGACTAAGCCCATAAATATCTGAAGTAATCCCGTGCTAGGCGGTACGCTGTTTGCTTCAGTGGCTGATGCCGATGAAAAAAAGCACAAGCACAGCAAAGCAATAGATACGAAATATTTTTTGGATGTCATTTGTTTAGCTTGCGGATACGTTCTGCCGGGGTCACGATATCTGTCAGGCGTATTCCGAATTTATCGTTGACGACAACGACTTCACCTTGCGCAATCAGGCATCCGTTGACCAGCACATCCATAGGTTCACCTGCCAAACCATCGAGTTCGACCACTGAGCCTTGGGCTAACTGTAATAAATTTTTAATGGCAATTTTTGTCCTACCCAATTCCACCGTGAGCTGAACCGGGATATCGAGAATAAAATCAATATCGTTGTGGGTTTCAGTCTGAGGGCCTTTTCCGCTAAATTCCTTAAATACGGAAGCGGTGGCAGCAGGTGGCGCTGCGGCCGCTCTTGCTGCGGCATCGGCATCGGCCTTTTCTTGTTCCGCAATGGCGGCACCCCAATCATCTTCGCTGATTGGCGTTTCGTTATCTTCCATGTTTTTCTCCTTGTGTGGCTTCTTGTGCAACTTCATGCACACTGGAACTGAGTAATTTTTCTACCCGTAAAGCGTATTGGCCGTTAAATATCCCGTATTTACATTCCATCACAGGAGTGCCGTCGACCTTTGCAGTGATGATTTCCGGGATGGACAAGGGAATTACATCACCTTGCTTCATATTGAGAATATCGCCAAGCGTGACCTTTGTCGTACCAATGTCCGCAACAATTTCTACCTCGGCAATTTGTATCTGTTGCGTCATCAGGCGCACCCAGCGTTTATCAACCTCCAGCGTTTCACCTTGCAAACTGCTGGTCAGGATATCCCTGATCGGTTCTATCATCGCATACGGCATGCAGATGTGTAGCTCACCACTTACAGGTCCCAATTCTATGGTGAAGGTGGTTGATACCACCACTTCATTTGGTGTTGCAATATTGGCAAACTGGGTATTCATCTCTGAACGGATGTATTCAAACTCGACCGGATACACGGGTTCCCAAGACTTAGCGTAGGTCTCAAAGATGATTTCGAGTATACGTTGAATAATTCTTTGCTCTGTTTGAGTAAAGTCGCGCCCTTCCACTCGCGTATGGAAACGACCGTCTCCGCCGAATAGATTATCCACCAGCAGAAATACCAGGCCAGGGTCCATGACGAATAAGGAGGTGCCGCGCAATGGTTTCATGTGCGCTAAATTCAGGTTGGTAGGCACGACCAGGTTACGAATAAACTCGCTGTACTTGGAGACGCGAACCGTTCCAACCGAGACTTCCGCGCTACGTCTGAGAAAATTAAATAAGCCTATCCGCAATAAACGCGCAAATCGTTCATTGATAATTTCCAATGTCGGCATGCGGCCGCGGACGATACGTTCTTGCGTTGCAAGATTGTAGGGTCTGACCCCCGAGGTATCTTCCTGGGCCTGAGAGTCGTCCTGATCTCCCGTGACCCCTTTTAAGAGGGCGTCAACTTCTTCCTGGGAGAGAAAATTATCAGACATGCTGCTATTGGATAATAAATGAAGTGAAAAATACGCCGCTTACCTTTTGCGCGTCACCTTTTGGGGTAAAAGGAAGTTTTGCCTGATCGATGATCTCTTCGATAAGTCTTTCCTTACCTTCTGCCGATAGCAGTTCGGTCGCATCTTTACTTGATAATAGCATCAGCAAACGGCTGCGGATTTGTGGCATATTCGCTTTGATTAAATTGACCTGTTCGTCATCTTGCACCTGTAGTGTCATGGCAACCTGGAGGTATTTGTCTCCGGTGTCTGATTGTAGGTTGACGGTAAATGATTCCAGTGGCAGGAAAGACGGCGCTTTAGCAGGTTCCGATTTCTGTTCTTTATCTTTGTCAGAATGATTTTTTTTGGATAAAAACATAGCTGCACCACCACCAATACCCGCCAATACCAAGACTGCGGCAGCAATCATGATAATCAGTTTCTTTTTTGATTTTCCGGCAGTTGCGCCGTCCGCGCTGGTAGCGGCCTTTTCAGGTGCTTTCGACATGTAATTCCTTTCGCTTGACACTTTGTGTCGATATATTTTCTATTGCCTACGATTTTCAGTCATTGAGATTCTATGAGAAGAATGGACATTTCTGTCGCTATTCTCCGTTTTGAAACTCAGACAATAAATACATTTACGGTTGAGGTTCGCCTTGCGAAGTCCCGCATATAGGGTGCAGCGCTGAACTTTGACTTTTCAATATTATATTATTGTTTCCTGTTAATAGCGGGCATTTCCAAATTCCTTACGGTCTGTGTCTCGCTATATTTCAGGTTTATTAGGCAAAAGTATCGACCAATCCCTCTTTAGTGCTGATACTGGCTGTTCCCGTAGTCCTGTTGGCTATAGATGTATCGAGACTAACTGCCGTTGAATTATTTTGCTGGCGAGCTTGTTGGTGGGTTCCTGACGATTGACCGCCTTGATTTGGGGCTTGGCTATTGACGGAGAATCCGGACAATTGGACCCCGGACTCTGACATCATCTGGCGTAATCTTGGCAGGGCTGCTTCTAGCGCCTCTCTTACATCTGGTTGTGCGGAAAAAAAATTGGCGCTGGCCTGATCGTTGCTGACGCTAATGACTACCTGCAATGGTCCAAGGTCTGGCGGATTCAGACTCAGTTCAGCAGTTTGCTGGCCGCCTCCAACCATCCAGACAACTTTTTGGCTGACCGCCTGATTCCATGCGGTGGTTCCGACTCGCGGGGAAATGTGATCTGCCGCTAAACTGCTAGCAGGGGCGGGCGTGTTGGCCGACAAATGCTGTACGAAATTTTGCGCTTGCACTGGGGTAGTCTGAGTCGTGACAGCAAGATCTTGGCTTAATTCTGCCGCTGGATTTTGGTTCTCCGCTTTTGTATCGACGGCAATATTTAGCAGGTTAATTGGCTTACTAACTAAAGGCGTTATCGCTGGTCCGTCAGGTTGCGATGCAGCTGTTGTGTCAAGTTGTGATGCTGTAATTGCGTTTGGTTGCGATACAGTTGTTGTATCCGCTTTGCTTTTTTTTGCATCGGCGTTAAGTCCATTGTCAGCGTTTCTCACTATTTTTGATGCGAAACTACTGGCCTCATCTGTGTGAACTGAATCGGTGCCTTTATTTATAGGATCATTTGATTCGGACAAAGGACGTTCGCTTGGATTCAAACCATCAATAGCCGGATTTTTTATCTCTTCGGATGATGCT
This genomic interval carries:
- the fliM gene encoding flagellar motor switch protein FliM, which codes for MSDNFLSQEEVDALLKGVTGDQDDSQAQEDTSGVRPYNLATQERIVRGRMPTLEIINERFARLLRIGLFNFLRRSAEVSVGTVRVSKYSEFIRNLVVPTNLNLAHMKPLRGTSLFVMDPGLVFLLVDNLFGGDGRFHTRVEGRDFTQTEQRIIQRILEIIFETYAKSWEPVYPVEFEYIRSEMNTQFANIATPNEVVVSTTFTIELGPVSGELHICMPYAMIEPIRDILTSSLQGETLEVDKRWVRLMTQQIQIAEVEIVADIGTTKVTLGDILNMKQGDVIPLSIPEIITAKVDGTPVMECKYGIFNGQYALRVEKLLSSSVHEVAQEATQGEKHGR
- a CDS encoding arylesterase, with amino-acid sequence MLLVSHKYNRKKSSTSVYPGYLDYFSKFFLFAVIALFCTAAHSASKTVLVLGDSLSAEYGIARGSGWVALLEQRLQQNKIDATVINASISGETSSGGKARLAALLTKYHPHILIIELGANDALRGLALGASETNFRDMIRMSKQAKTKVLLVGMQIPPNYGRDYTERFFSIYPRVAKDTNTALVPFLLAGVADKPELFQADRLHLLATAHPAILDNIWPQLHLLLKQ
- the fliN gene encoding flagellar motor switch protein FliN, with product MEDNETPISEDDWGAAIAEQEKADADAAARAAAAPPAATASVFKEFSGKGPQTETHNDIDFILDIPVQLTVELGRTKIAIKNLLQLAQGSVVELDGLAGEPMDVLVNGCLIAQGEVVVVNDKFGIRLTDIVTPAERIRKLNK
- the fliO gene encoding flagellar biosynthetic protein FliO, translating into MTSKKYFVSIALLCLCFFSSASATEANSVPPSTGLLQIFMGLVAVLALMAVAAWLLKKIGPVGNGNIVPVKVVGGVSLGNRERVMVIEVAGQWIVVGVTASNINTLTTLQKPENSDQLIPSTIPENQFSMWLKRTIDKRNQVQ
- the ccoS gene encoding cbb3-type cytochrome oxidase assembly protein CcoS, producing the protein MNILYLLVPLSLILVFAIGGVFWWALNHRQFDELDQAGQSIIDDEHG
- the mnmH gene encoding tRNA 2-selenouridine(34) synthase MnmH encodes the protein MKYPEIASFTDVLSRLAEFDAIIDVRSPSEFAEDHIPGAINCPVLDDQQRILVGTMYKQVNAFEAKKVGAALVAKNIALHIEQHFLDKPREWKPLIYCWRGGNRSGSMAHILAKIGWPVVQLDGGYKSYRQHVNASLPEIAPKIRWQVVCGTTGSGKSRLLQTLAQLGAQVLDLEQLAAHRGSVLGHLPSQPQPSQKMFESSIWEVLSKADLTQTVYVESESKKVGNLRVPESIIDSMRAAPCIDLEMSLELRVALLMEDYAHFVRSPDHLNRQLDCLVSLHGKDKIQEWKQLASQGQMPDLVTQLLAQHYDPAYLRSIDKNFTQMPHARKVIQPGISPESFISTAKLLLAD
- the fliL gene encoding flagellar basal body-associated protein FliL; translated protein: MSKAPEKAATSADGATAGKSKKKLIIMIAAAVLVLAGIGGGAAMFLSKKNHSDKDKEQKSEPAKAPSFLPLESFTVNLQSDTGDKYLQVAMTLQVQDDEQVNLIKANMPQIRSRLLMLLSSKDATELLSAEGKERLIEEIIDQAKLPFTPKGDAQKVSGVFFTSFIIQ
- the fliR gene encoding flagellar biosynthetic protein FliR → MISLSSNELIALVVSFMWPLTRILGLIAIAPPFGNNSVPVQVKLMLGVMLALIVAPTIPPIPDADPLSITGIMILMQQLVIGLAMGFMVRIVFAGIEMAGEVIGLTMGLGFATFFDPQTQGRSSAISQILVLISTLVFLTLNAHLAVFAALIESFKTIPISTSLTMGFSFQKLAIWGEQIFSISLRLSLPIVAALLIANVALGILTRAAPQLNLFGIGFPITIGVGFMMLNMGLPYMLLPIENIFQSAIEAIQSLGNYSPPPLPTLPKLPIATPRG
- a CDS encoding NAD(P)H-hydrate dehydratase — encoded protein: MPIEQLPHASDLYRTAEIREIEATALAGLPPGSLMRAAGKAAANLVKDLTPKTNTTKASVLVLCGPGNNGGDALETACLLALADYDVSIVLCGGSRQFSAEAQLSLVRAQHSPAKFIDIDQALAQLITQSCSFVIDGLFGIGLSRPITGSAASMIVQLNRLTGATRPIVVALDIPSGLDADSGQIIGDQGVAVRATHTITFIANKPGLHTGAGRDYAGSVTVANLQISSGFFPVPHGHLIDRSMFAEMFPARAHDSNKGSFGNVAVIGGAAGMTGAPLLSARAAIHCGAGRVYLGFVGASIGVDSLHPELMCRQATELDVRQHVVVIGPGLGDGAEAEAALSRALTDAPSIVIDADALNLIAIRPVLQKLLTERRQNGVASIITPHPLEAARLLALSTKQVQADRWRSAERLAQIFNATVILKGSGSIVAAPDAPIYINSTGNPALATAGTGDVLAGICGALLAQGMTENHAATAAVWLHGLAADNLVEQGVGPVGLTASELIPAVRRSLNQLINAAAIGS
- the fliQ gene encoding flagellar biosynthesis protein FliQ, whose product is MTPDSVMTLGRQAMEVTLLVSAPLLLVALVIGLIVSIFQAATQINETTLSFIPKLVGIFITLIVAGPWMLSVLGDYMRHMFTSIATMAG
- a CDS encoding ABC transporter ATP-binding protein; translated protein: MSLSKDIVTPAIAVNHLSKRVSDATGELTILHEIDFTVQAGETLAIVGASGSGKSTLLGILAGLDVPTHGKVLLGGVDIFALDEDGRARYRKDHLGFVFQSFQLLAHLTAVENVMLPLELRGDHRAHEKAEQMLEHVGLSSRLRHYPKYLSGGEQQRVALARAFVTEPPLLFADEPTGSLDAVTGEAVIQLMFALNREHGSTLVLVTHDLSIAARCARTLTIAAGHLQES